GGTGAGGATCGTCTGTCTACGGTCGTTAGGATTAGTTTCGCGCTCGATGAATTCCGCTTTCACCAAGCGGTCGACCAATTCCGACGCCGCAGGAGGTTTGATTTGCAGGAACAACGCTAAATCGCTGACACTCCAGGTGTCGCGAACCGTAAAGGCGACTAACGTTTGATATTGTGGCAGCGTAATTTCTAATTCCGATACTGCGCCTGCGCCTAAGCGATGGAACACTTTCATTAAATAGGGGAACGTGCTAACCATATTCTTAGCGCGCTCGAGGCTCGTAGTATCCGTTATGATTTCAGTTGACATGGGTGTTAACCCTCCTATTAAAATTTACTCATTTAATAGTCGGATACCAAATAATTCGTGGTACGAATAGAAAGGAAACCGAATTAAATGTTTTTCTTATAACTGTTATAAATATCTAAATATCAATAAGTATAATTGCATGCTCAGTTACGGAGTAGTATGATTATTGAATAGCGTTGTTAAGCAACAAAAAAAGGTGAGCGGAACCAGAGGATTCCGCTCATGTACGAGTGTTGAGGCAAGAAAAAAAGTGGAGTTGCTCTAATCCCCCGCGATATGCGATACCTCAATTTTACCGTGTTTCTTAAGTTCACGTTCCTTCATGAGGGCAAAGATAACGGGAGTAACTAACAACACATGCACCGCTGATGTGAACAAGCCGCCCACCATCGGCGTCGCTATCGGCTTCATTAAATCAGCGCCGGTTCCCATCGACCACATCACAGGGAGCAAGCCAATCATCGAGGTTCCAACGGTCATAAGTTTCGGCCGTAATCGCAAGACACTGCCCTGTTCGATGGCTTCGTACAACCCGTTACGGTCAACCGCACCGTTCCGTAACCGTTGATTCAACGCTTCGTGAAGATACACCACCATAATCACACCAGTCTCAACTGCAACCCCATACAATCCGATGAATCCCACCCACACCGCAACACTGAAGTTGTAATTGAGGAAGTAGATCAGGAGTGCACCGCCGGTCAGCGAAAAGGGCACCGACAACATGACTAATCCGGCTTCGGAGAAACTATGAAATGTGAAATAAAGCAGCAGAAAAATAACCAGAACTACAATCGGAAGAATAAACAGCAACCGTTGTTTCGCTCGAACCTGATGTTCCCACTGTCCCGACCATTCGACGAAGTAACCTGCTGGCAGTTTCAAATCCCGTTCGATTGCGGCTTTCGCTTCCGTTACGAATCCTCCCAAATCACGATCACGTACATTTAGATACACGATACTTCGTAGATGAGAATTCTCGGACGCTATCATCGATGCACCGATCCGGAGTGTTACCTCGGCAATACTCGATAGTGGAACTTGCGCGCCACTCATCGATGTCACGGTTGTCCGTTTCACATCTTCCAATGAGCTGCGGTAATCCAATGCATAACGCAAAAACACGCCATAGCGTTCGCGGCCTTCCACGACTTCCGTTGCAATCATCCCGCCAGTAGCGGTTTCGACAGTACTCAATACTTCTTCCATCGATAAGCCGTATTGTGCGATTTTCATTCGATCCGGTCGCACATCGATGTAATTACCGCCGATTACCCGTTCCGCGCTCACGTCGACTGCCCCGGGAATTTTCTTAACGATTTGTTCCGCTTGAATCGCAAGTTGCTCTAATTGCTGCAAATCGTCACCGAGAATTTTTATCCCTAAGTCAGTTCGAACTCCGGTCGCCAGCATATTGATCCGGTTGATAATCGGCTGCGTCCATCCGTTCGATACTCCGGGGACTTGCAATTGCTGATCTAATTCTCCCACGATATCGTCACGAGTGATTCCCTTCCGCCACTGTTCGTGTGGTGTCAGCAGAATGATAGTTTCGATCATCGATACCGGTGCGGGGTCGGTAGCCGTTTCGGCGCGTCCCGCTTTTCCCAATACCAGCGCTACTTCCGGATGAGCTGCAATGATTTTATCTTGCACTTGCATAATCCGCTTCGCTTCCGTCACCGATACATTCGGAAGCGTTGTCGGCATGAACAGTAAACTCCCCTCATCTAACGCTGGCATAAATTCACTGCCAATCCGTGTCATCAGGACTATCGTTCCCAATAACACAATGATATTGATCCAGAGCGTCGTCCATTTGTGATTGAGTGCCCATCGCAACATCGGACGGTACATGGCATTTAACCAGCGCGACAACGGATTGTCGTCCTCCTGCTTGAGTTTTCCTTTCAATAGCAACGTGCATAACACCGGTGTTAAAGTGATGGCTAAGAGTGCCGAAGCGACCATCGCGGCGGTTTTCGTAAATGCCAATGGGATAAACAGTTTGCCTTCCTGTCCTTCGAGTAAAAACACCGGGAGGAAAGAAAGAACAATGATTCCCAACGAAAAGAAAATCGGTCGACCGACGGTTTTCGATGAGTTATAAACAGTCTTGATGATATCATTACGATCCTCATCGGTTCCTTCCGAGAGCTTCCGATACGCATTCTCGACGATAACGATCCCGGCGTCGACCATCACACCGATTGCAATCGCAATGCCCGAAAGTGACATCAAATTCGAGGATATTCGGAAGTAATACATCGTGATAAAAGCGGAGAGGATTGCGAGGGGGAGTGCGATAATCACAACTACAGCGCTGCGGAAGTGAAACAGGAAGATGAGTACTACAATAGAAACGATGAGAATCTCTTCCCACAACGAGTGTACCAGTGTATCCAATGCGCGTTGAATCAAATCGCTTCGGTCGTATGCCATCTGCAGGGTAATCCCTTCCGGCAACCCCGGACTGATACTCGCAATCCGCTCCTTAACCCGGTCGATTACCTGCTGGGCATTCTCACCATAACGCATTACAACAATTCCGCCGACCACTTCACCGTTGCCGTTTTTCTCAAGAATACCGCGCCGGGCGGCACCGCCCATTTGTACAATTCCGATATCGGCGATTCGAATTGGTTTGCCATCCGCAGTCGCCATCACCACGATTTGCTCAATATCTTCTTTTGATTGGATGTAGCCCAATCCGCGAATCATGTATTCCATCGAAGATTGCTCAAGCAATCCGCCGCCTACATCAAGATTCGACTTTTTGACGGCATCCATTGCCATCATCGTCGAAATCCCGTAATACTGCAACCGGTCGGGCTTGAGCAACACTTGGTATTGTTTGACAAAACCGCCGATTGACGCAATTTCGGCAACCCCTTCCACCGATGAAAGCGCCGGCTTGATATACCAATCTTGTACCGAACGCAACTTCGCTAAATCGTAACCGTTTCCTTCCACGGTGTACCAATAGACGTGACCAACGCCGGTACCATCCGGGCCAATCGCGGTCATTGTCCCCTTAGGCAAGGTCGGCGAGATTTGATTCAGTCGCTCCATCACCCTTGTTCGCGCCCAATAAATATCGACCTTATCCTCAAAGATGATGTAGATCATCGAGAGACCAAACATCGATTGACCGCGAACGGCTTTCACCCCGGGAAGTCCGCGAAAACCGGCTTCCATCGGATAGGTGATTTGATTCTCGATTACTTCCGGTGCGCGTCCCATCCAATCGGTCATCACGATAACCTGATTGTCGGAGAGATCGGGAATCGCATCGACCGGCGTTCGTTGCAATGCCCAGAGTCCCCACACTAACAGCAATGCGATGCCGATAAATACGATGATCCGGTTGTTGAGACTTGCCGCAATAATTCTCTCAATCATTGCGAACCTCCCGAATCTCGCAACTCGAGGTTCATTCCGCATACCGGGCATTTCCCCGGATTGTCGGAATCCGAGCCGGGGCAATGCATCGGACAAAAGTATTTCGATAACGACTTAGAAGATTTTGTGTTCGTTACTTTAGTCGGTGTATGCGGTTCTTCCTTTTGGTGGCTCATCGTCGGAGCAGCTTGTAAATTTTTGAGTTGCGATTCCGAATCGATTAAATACGCCCCGCTCACCGCAACTTCATCCACTTCGGATAATCCCTGTATAATCGCTATCCGTCCCCCCTCGCGAGTACCGGTTATCACTTGGACTGGTCGATAGCGGCCGTCGGCGGCTTTAATCCAAACTCGACTGCTGTTTCCCGTTTGCAGAACCGCATCCTCAGGAACCGACAGATACTCTCGTTGTTGCATATTGCCGACGAGGATATCTAAATAACCGCCTAATCGGAGCTGTCCGTTATCGTTACGTACTTCGCCGCGAACCGGTAACGTCTTCGCCATCATATCCAACTCACTGCCGATAAAACGAACCGTGGTTGTTATTGTATCGTTACCGATGATGCCAACCATCGGAGCGCCAATGACAACGTGT
The window above is part of the bacterium genome. Proteins encoded here:
- a CDS encoding CusA/CzcA family heavy metal efflux RND transporter, which produces MIERIIAASLNNRIIVFIGIALLLVWGLWALQRTPVDAIPDLSDNQVIVMTDWMGRAPEVIENQITYPMEAGFRGLPGVKAVRGQSMFGLSMIYIIFEDKVDIYWARTRVMERLNQISPTLPKGTMTAIGPDGTGVGHVYWYTVEGNGYDLAKLRSVQDWYIKPALSSVEGVAEIASIGGFVKQYQVLLKPDRLQYYGISTMMAMDAVKKSNLDVGGGLLEQSSMEYMIRGLGYIQSKEDIEQIVVMATADGKPIRIADIGIVQMGGAARRGILEKNGNGEVVGGIVVMRYGENAQQVIDRVKERIASISPGLPEGITLQMAYDRSDLIQRALDTLVHSLWEEILIVSIVVLIFLFHFRSAVVVIIALPLAILSAFITMYYFRISSNLMSLSGIAIAIGVMVDAGIVIVENAYRKLSEGTDEDRNDIIKTVYNSSKTVGRPIFFSLGIIVLSFLPVFLLEGQEGKLFIPLAFTKTAAMVASALLAITLTPVLCTLLLKGKLKQEDDNPLSRWLNAMYRPMLRWALNHKWTTLWINIIVLLGTIVLMTRIGSEFMPALDEGSLLFMPTTLPNVSVTEAKRIMQVQDKIIAAHPEVALVLGKAGRAETATDPAPVSMIETIILLTPHEQWRKGITRDDIVGELDQQLQVPGVSNGWTQPIINRINMLATGVRTDLGIKILGDDLQQLEQLAIQAEQIVKKIPGAVDVSAERVIGGNYIDVRPDRMKIAQYGLSMEEVLSTVETATGGMIATEVVEGRERYGVFLRYALDYRSSLEDVKRTTVTSMSGAQVPLSSIAEVTLRIGASMIASENSHLRSIVYLNVRDRDLGGFVTEAKAAIERDLKLPAGYFVEWSGQWEHQVRAKQRLLFILPIVVLVIFLLLYFTFHSFSEAGLVMLSVPFSLTGGALLIYFLNYNFSVAVWVGFIGLYGVAVETGVIMVVYLHEALNQRLRNGAVDRNGLYEAIEQGSVLRLRPKLMTVGTSMIGLLPVMWSMGTGADLMKPIATPMVGGLFTSAVHVLLVTPVIFALMKERELKKHGKIEVSHIAGD
- a CDS encoding MarR family transcriptional regulator, whose protein sequence is MSTEIITDTTSLERAKNMVSTFPYLMKVFHRLGAGAVSELEITLPQYQTLVAFTVRDTWSVSDLALFLQIKPPAASELVDRLVKAEFIERETNPNDRRQTILT